In Desulfovibrio sp., the sequence TGGCAATGTAATTGAAAAAATCTGCCTCAAGATCGCCAAGTTCAATGCCTAATGTTTGCCGCGACAACGCAAAAAATTTTACACACGGCGGCGTGCAGGGGCAATGGGCTGTTGACCTGACCGCAAGCCTCTGTAGGATGGCGCAAGCCAGCAAAGGCAGAACTTGTCAGCAATCAGGAGTAAACATGTCCTGTATACAGACACGCGGCCTGGCCTACGGCCAGATACGCTATAACGATCTGAGCATAGAAGGCGGCAAGGCCACCTTTATCAGCGGCCCCAGCGGTAGCGGCAAAAGCACGCTGCTGCGGCTGTTCAACAAGACCATCGCGCCCACCCAGGGCTCGGTGCTGTACCACGGCCAGAATATGGACGAGATCGACAGCATCGCCCTGCGGCGAGAGGTTTTGCTGGCCGGGCAGTCTGTATTTCTCTTTGATCGCACTGTGGGCGAAAATTTTGACGCCTATTGCGAGGCCCGTGAAAGCGCACCCCTCTCGGCCGAAGACAAACAGAATTTTCTGCGCCTGTGCTGCGCCAATTTTCCGCTCGACGCGCCCTGTGTGCACCTTTCTGGCGGCGAGCGCCAGAGGGTGTTTCTTGCCATCTGTCTGTCATTTTTGCCCAAGGTGCTCATGCTCGACGAGCCCACCTCGGCCCTTGATCAGGAAACCGCCGAGCGGTTCATGCAGCAGGTACTGACCTTTTGCCGTCAGCGCGGCATGACCGTGGTGGCCGTAAGCCATGATCCGGCTCTCACTGAGCGGCACGCAGAAAATGTCATCAGCCTGAAGGCAGAGGTGGAATAGCCATGAACGGAGTAGCCCAGATTCAGTTAGGTTCGTTTTTGCTCGTCTATGTGCTTCTGCTGGTGGTGCTCGGCATCATGAAAAAATGCCGCATCAACCAGACCAAACTGCTGGTGCTGGCCAGCGCACGCATGACCCTGCAGCTCATTGCCGCAGGCTATGCGCTGACCTTTCTGTTTGAGCATCCGCATCCGCTGCTCACCATGGGCTATCTGACCATACTGGTGTTTTTTACCATCTATCTGGTGCTCTCGCGCAACAAAAGGCTCAACCCTCGGTTTCGGGTAATCGTGTCTGTTGCCATTGCCTGTTGCGGCCTGGGCATCATTGTATTTTTCGTTACCTGTATTGTGGGGCAAAGCCTGTTTGACCCGCAATACCTCATACCTATCAGCGGCATGCTCATGGGCAACGCGCTTACCGGCGTCTCGCTGGGGCTCAAGTCGTTCTGGAACGGGCTTGAAGGCCAGCGGGCGCGCGTAGAAGCACTGCTGAACATCGGCGCTACGCCGGAGAAAGTGCTCTTTCCCTTTGTGTGCCAGGCGCTGGAAACAGCCCTTGTGCCCACCCTCAACTCCATGCTGGGTATGGGCATAGTGGTTCTGCCCGGCATGATGACAGGTCAGATACTTTCCGGCACGGCCCCCACCACGGCCATTCTGTACCAGATCACCATCATGGTGGCCATTTGCGCCTGCGTGTGCCTGTGCTGCTTCTGTTCGCTGTATTTCGGCTACAGAACGCTGTGGAACACCCAGAAGCAGCTGACGTTCTAGCGCAAGGGCGGCTAGCTCAAAACGCTGCGCAGGGCAGCCTCCAGATCTGGCTGGCGAAAAGCGTAGCCAGCGGCCTGCAGGCGCAGAGGTTTGGGATTTTGCCCTGACAGCAGCAGTTCTTCAGCCATCTGCCCCAGCATAAGGCGCAGCACAGTGGCCGGTACTGGCAGCCACGAGGGGCTGCCGCACACCTTGCCGAGGGTGCGGGTAAATTCGCTCATGCTGGGGGTGCGCGGCGCGCAGATGTTGAATGCGCCCGCAAGATCTATGCGTTGCAGCAGCATGGATGCGACCCTGGCAATGTCCTCAAGGTGGGTCCAGCAAAATGGCTGGCGGCCCGAGCCCAGCGGCCCACCCACACGCATGCGGAAAGGCGGCAACATGCGTTCGATAAACCCGCCGGGCGTGCCATCGGCCTTTTTGCCCAGCACGGGTGCAAATCGCAGCACGCAGCGGCGCACGCCCAGAGCTTCAGCAGGTACGGTGCTTTGTTCCCACTGGCGGCAGGTATCTGCCAGAAAGCCCTTGCCCGAGGGGGCCTCCTCGTCGCAGGGGGGCGCGTTTTCCTGCCACAGGCCGTAGTAGCCGCTGGCAGAAGCCTGCAAAAGAGTGGCTGGCAGGGTTTGTGACTGTTCCCTGCGCATGCGCAGGGCAACACACAGCGCTCGTCCGGTTTCAACGCGGCTGTTGACGATGGCCTGCTTGCGTTCGTCCGTCCAGCGGCCCCCGCCGATATTTTCGCCCTGCAGGTTTATGATGGCATCTATGCCGTCCAGCATGCCTGCCAGCGCAGCGCCGTCCCAACCATTCCACACCACGCGTCTGGGGCCGTTGCCCCCCTTGCCCGCACTGCGTGAAACCACGCTTACCTCATGGCCCTCGCGCATCAGCGCAGCGGCAACATACCGCCCCACAAAGCCAGTGCCGCCCAGAATGAGAACATGCATGCGAAGCCCCCTCTGTTGTGCGAAACCGAAGTGAGAAACCGAGCGTACCCAATGGTAAAATTTGTGTGTGTCTCAGCCTACACCTGTTGCCGTGCAGTAGGCAATTTTTCTCTTGCTTTGACCCCGTGTGCTGCTTGTGTGGCAAAGACCTGCTGGGCAATGCGTATGAATTCCCTGGTGGCGGGCGACATGCGGCCTGTATCAGGCACGGCCAGGGCAACCTTGCGCACCGCGGCGGGGCGCAGGGGCTTTTTGACGTAAGAGTGTGTGGTCTCCGGCGGCAGGGCCGATTCTGCCACAATGCTTACGGCGTCACCCCGTGCCACGGCGGCGATGGTGCTCACAAGCTGCAACGAACGGCATTGGATATCGGGCTGTAAACCCGCCGCATGGAACAGGCGTTCGATGATGTCCTCTGACCCGGCCCTTGTCATGGCAAAGGGGCTGGCGCAAAGGTCTGCAAGCGTTACAGAGCGCTTGCCTGACAGCGGGTGCGCCGTGGGCAGCAGAGCTACCAGCTGATCCTGCATGAGAGAAAAGGTGTCAAAGCGCTCGTTGGGCAGGGTCACAAAGCCCACATCCACGCGGTAATCCGCCAGCCATTGAGTCACCTCGCCGTCGGGGCCTTCATCCACATGAATTTCAATGCCGGGAAAGGCCGCGCGGTATTTTTCAAGCACCGGGGGCAGCAGGCGCAGCGAAGCCGTAGGCCCAAAGGATCCGATGCGCAGCGTGCCGCGTTTCATGCCGCGTGCGGCAGAGGCCTCTTGCCGCATGGATTCAGCCAGCCCCAGCATGGCCTGTGCCTGACGCAGCAGGCGTGCGCCCACATCGGTAAGCTCCGGGTTTTTGCCGCGGCGCAGCAGGCTGACGCCAAATTCCTGCTCCAGAGCCTCAATGGCGTGTGATACACCAGACTGCGAGATGCCCAGTCGCAGGGCCGCCGCCGTAAAACCCCGGCAATCCGCTACGGCAGAAAATATTTCAAGCTGGGTGAGGGTCATTGTGGTGTTACCATGAGTTTTTACTCATTTCACTATGAATAAACATGGGCGTAAGTGTATGACAGTACGCCCGCAGGGGCAATGGCGTGGCTTTTACCATTTAAGAGCCGCCGCATACATCACGAATCAAGGCAGCAGAATAATGGCAATGATTGCAGCTACAAGAGACGCTTCTGTTTATGTGCGGCTGGCTTTGGTGGCAGTGGCCTGGGGTGGAACATTTATCGCGGGCAGAAGTCTTGCCGGGGTAGCGCCCATGTTCTCGGCCTGCCTGCGATTTGTGCTGGCCTCGGCGGCCCTGAGCCTGTTTTTGCTGCTTTCGGGCAAGGGGTTCAGGCGGGTAAACCTCCGTCAGACGCTGGTGGTAACCCTGCTGGGTTTTTGCGGCATTTTTTCGTACAGCTTTTTCTTTTTCAGCGGGTTACAGTACATCAGCGCCTCGCGGGCGGCCCTGATTGTGGCCCTTAACCCCGCAGTCATGACCCTCATCGCCTATCTGTTTTACAGGGAGCGTGTAACCACGCTCAAGGTGCTGGGTATTGTGCTGTGTTTTTGCGGTGTGGCTCTGGTTGTGGGCGGGGGCGACCCGCAGGGTGCGGCAGGAGGGCGCGGCTGGCCGGGCGAGGCGCTCATTGGCGGCTGCGTGCTGAGCTGGAGCGCCTACAGTGTATTTTGCAAAAATGTGGTGCGTCAGTTGGGGCCTCTGCACACTGTTACCTATTCCATTTACGCCGGTACGGTCATGCTGGTGCTCTACGCAGCTGCCACAGGTGAGCTGCACATGGGCGCGGTATGGCGCTTTAGCCTGACCGAGATCGCAAGCCTGTTCTACCTTGGGGTGATCGGCTCTGCCGTAGCCTATATCTGGTATTACGACGGCATACAGCAGATCGGCGTGGCCCGGGCCAGTGTGTTTATTGCCCTCAATCCATTGTCGGCAGTGCTTTTTGGCGCGGCTCTGCTGGGTGAGCAGATGACCCTTGCCACCCTGTTGGGCGGGGTGCTGATAATCAGCGGCATCGTGGCTGAAAACCGGCAAAGCGGTGGAACTGCCCAGCAGAAAAGGCAGCCACCGGTTCAGTCAAAAGGCTGAGCAGCGCCAGACTGACAGGCGCAGCCTGCGGCATCAAGTATGCCGGCATCTTTTTCAAAATCTAGTTGCTCCCGACCCCAGGCGTACAGTTCTCCCAGGGCCGGGAGCAACTTTTTGCCGCGCTCGGTGAGGGAGTATTCCACCCGTGGGGGGACTTCGTTGTACTGTTTGCGGATAACCAGTCCGAAATCTTCCAGCTCGCGCAGGCACTTGGTCAGCATCATGTTGGTGACACCCCGCACACTGCGTTTGAGTTCGTTGTAGCGCACTGTTTCCTGATCAGCCAGATGCCACAGGATAGGCAGTTTCCACTTGCCGCCGATGCGCCTGAAAACATGCAGGATGGGGCATTGGGTCTTGTCGTCGTACAGGCCGCCGGTGGATGGTGCGGAAGATTTTGACATTGGTTGCTCACAAAAAGTAGGGAAGAAAAATATGCGTACTTGCGAAAATATTCTTAGAGCAGGTATACACCATGGTCAAGCGGTACCTGACAACACATCAGTCTTACCAAGGAGAAAATTATGAAAATTTACGCAATAAATGGTGGCCCGAGGAAAAAGCACAATACAGCCCAGCTGTTGCAGGCTGCGCTGGAAGGAGCCGCAGCCGCGCCCTGTGCCGAACCTGTCGAAACCGAAATGATCCACCTGTACGACCTGAACTACAACGGCTGTGTGAGCTGTTTTTCCTGCAAGCGGAAAGGCGGCAAGAGCTACGGCCACTGCGCGGTCAAGGATGACCTGACCCCTGTGCTGGAAAAACTTGCGCAGGCCGATGGTGTCATTTTTGGCAGCCCCATCTACTTTGGCAATATTACCGGCAAGCTGCGCAGCTTTTTTGAACGCCTGATGTTTGCCTACTTTGTGTACGACGAGAATTACAGCTCCCTGGCTCCCAAGCGCATGCCCACGGCCTTTGTTTACACCATGAATGTGGACAGCACCCTGATGGAGCAGTACGGCTACCGCCAGAACCTGCAGGGCATGGAAATGTTTGCGGGCCGCCTGTTTGGGGAGCCGCAGGTGCTGCACGCCTGCAATACCTACCAGTTTGACGACTACAGCAAATATGAGTGCGAGCGTTTTTCGGAATCGGAAAAAGCCGCCCATCGGGCAGTCCAGTTCCCCAAGGATCTGGAAGAGGCCCGCAAGATTGGTGCGGCCATGGTTACTGCGGGCAAATAACGCAGGGGCGCAATTCCTCAGGCTGCGTTTTTTCAACGTAAAAAGCCCCCGCTTTGCAACGGGGGCTTTTCTGCATCTTGTCTTGGGGAGCAAGCCCTTTGCGGGCTATGCGCCCAGATAGGCGGCCTTGATTTCTGGCGTATCGGCCAGCTCTGCGGCGGTGCCTTCAGCCACGATGGCTCCGGTATCGAGCACGTAGCCACGGTCGGCTACCTGAAGGGCCAGACGGGCATTCTGTTCCACCACAACCACGGTCAGGCCCTCGCTGTTGAGCTGCTTGAGCGTGCGGAACATGTCGTACATGAGCAGGGGTGAAAGACCCATGGAGGGTTCGTCCAATAGCAGCACCGAGCAATTGGTCATGAGCGCGCGTCCCACGGCCAGCATCTGCTGTTCGCCGCCAGAGAGCGTGTCGCTGCGCTGGTGCATGCGTTCCTTGAGGCGCGGAAAAAGCTCAAAAACCTTGTCCACGTCTTTCTGGATATTGTTGTCCTTGCGCGTCCAGGTGGCCAGCTTGAGATTTTCGCTCACCGTAAGGTTGCCGAAAATGTGGCGGCCCTCGGGCACAAGGTCCATCTTGAGGCGGGCCACCACGTGATGGGGCTCGGTTTTCAGGATGGATTCGCCGTTAAAGCGGATGTCGCCACTGATGACAGTGGGCGATTCCGGCGGGGTCAGGCGCATGACGGCCTTGAGCGTGGTAGACTTGCCCGCGCCGTTAGCCCCGATAAGGGTAACAATTTCGCCCTTGTTCACGTGAAACGAAATGCCGTGAAGGGCTTCAATCTTGCCATAGCCGGCGTAGAGATTTTCAACTTCCAGTAGCATCACACGTTCTCGTCGCCCAAGTAGGCCTTGATGACATCGGGGTTGGACTGAATTTCCTGCGGCGTACCCTTGGCAATGGTCTTGCCGAACTCAACAACGGTAATGTGCTGGCACAGCGACATGACCACCTTCATCTGGTGCTCGATCATCCAGATGGCGATCTTGAATTCGTCAAAGATCCAGCGGATGTGCTTGATGAGTCCGTCCACGTCTGAAGAGTTCAGACCAGCGGCGGGTTCGTCGAGCAGCAGCAGCTTGGGGTCGGTGGAAAGGGCACGGGCCAGTTCCACGCGGCGCTGCAGACCGTAGGGCAGGTTTTTGGGAAACTCGTTGGCCACATCTGCCAGTTCCATGATTTCGAGAATCTTTAAGGCCTTCTGGCGCACACGCTTTTCTTCGCGGCTATAGCGCCCGTTGTTGAGCCATGCGTCCAGCAGCCCGTAGCCCAGCCGGTGGTATTGCGACACGCAGATGTTGTCGAGCACCGTCATGTCGTTCCACAGGCGGATGTTCTGAAAGGTGCGTGCCATGCCCATGGCCGTAACCTGATGCGGCTCAAGGCGCGTATCATATGCCTGGCCGTTAAAGATGATCTGCCCCTCGGTGGCGTGGTAAAAGCCCGAAGCCAGATTGAATACCGTAGTCTTGCCAGCGCCGTTGGGGCCAATGAGGCCCACAAGGGTGTGGTCTTCAACGGCGATGGAAAAATCCGTTAGCGCAATCAGCCCGCCGAAGCGTTGCGTGACTTCTTTCATTTCAAGCAGTGCCAAGGTCAGCCCCCACTCGTTCTGGTTGTCTCTGTATCATTGGCGCTTTCAGGGCATGTCGCCCTGGGGCCAGCCGCGCTGGAGCAATCGGTTCAAAAGCCCGGCAAGGTCTGCCTGCAAACCCTTGCCACAGAGCATGCGATTGTTGCTCTAGTCTTGCTTGCCGAAGCTGACCAGCCGTTTCAGTTTGGGGAACACGTCGGTCAGTTCCCGGTTGCCCAGCAGGCCTTCAGGCCTGAACTGCATGAGCAGGATAAGAATCAGCGGGATGATAACCCACTTCCATTCCTGGCTGATATTGAACGAATCGGGCACAAAGGGCAGCATGTGCGCCACATCGCTCATGGCCGGAAGGGCAAAACGCAAAAGTTCGATAAGCAGGGTAAAGAGCACGGCCGCCAGCACAGAGCCAGAGAGCGAGCCCATGCCGCCCAGATACACCATGACCATGGCCTCGGTAGATTTCATGATGCCGAAGCTGTTGGCGTAGATGGAGCTGAACATGTGGGCGTACAGCGCGCCCGCCACACCGGCAATACCCGCCGAAACCATAAAGGCCACAAGCTTAACCCGCTTGGTGTTGACGCTCATGATTTCTGCGGCAACCTCATTCTGGCATACGGCGGGAATACCCTTGCCCAGAGTGCTGTTGACCAGGCGGTGCAGCATCATGGTTGTGATCATCACACCCAGCAGCATCCAGATCATCATCCAGGGTATTTCGGCCACGCTTTCCATGGCGCGCACAACGCTGCGCATGCCCGTGAGGCCGCGCGGGCCACCCACAAAGTCAATGTTGATGATGAGCGAAATGATGATGTAGTTGGCCGCGATGGTGATGATGGCCAGATAGTCGTCGCGCGTTTTGAACGAGGGCAGGGCCACCAGCAAGCCAAAAAGCGAGGCCACGCCACCCGCTGCTGCAAGCACAAAAGGAAAGAGCAGGGGGGCCAGCTCGGGCGGCAGCAGAGGGGCACCCATCATCTTGTTTTTGGTAAACAGAATGATGGAAATAAGCCCGCCCACATAGGCGCCCACGCACATGAAGCCCGCATGACCACATGAAAATTCGCCCATGTAGCCGTTCACAAGGTTCAGGCTTGTGGCGAATATGATGTTGAGGCCCATGAACTTGATGACCGAGAGCCAGTAGCCGTCAATCCACGAAAAGTATTCGGCAAAAACAAGCACCAGACCGCCCAGCAGAAAGAGGAGACAGTCGAGCTTTTTCTGCTGGATAACACGTTTGATGGCATAGCCGAAGCAGAGCACGCCCAGTATGGCAAGAACCGTTTGAACAAAAAGAGGCAGCATCTGACACTCCGGCTAGATTTTGGTCGTTTGCGGCATGCCGAAAATGCCCGTGGGCCGCACCCACAGGATGAGCAGCAAAATTGTAAAGGAGAACAGGTCCATATAGGTGGATGGCAAAAAGGCCACCACCATAATCTCTACAAAGGCCAGCAAAAAGCCGCCCACAAATGCGCCGCGTATGTCGCCAATGCCGCCCACAACAGCGGCGATAAAGGCCTTCCAGCCGATCATGGCGCCCATGTATGGCTCAAGGTTGGGGTAGCACATGGCAAACAGCATGCCACCAAGCCCGGCGATGCCGGAGCCCAGCACAAACGTGACCACAATGACGCTGTCGAGCGGAATGCCCATGAGTGGCAGGGCAAAGCGGTCCCACGATACGGCCCGCATGGCCATGCCCACTTTGGTGCGTGTGACAATGGTCTGCAAAAACAGAAAGACCAGCACAGCCGCTATGATAACCCATACCTTGAGGTTGGTTATCACCAGCGGGCCAATGGAATATACCGTTTTGTCGATTAGTTCAGGAAGCTTACGCTTTGTTGCGCCCAGCAGTGCGAGGTTGCCGTTTTCAAGGATAAGGCCGCACATAAGGGCTGTAATAACCACATACAGCCTGTGTGCGCCCTTGCGGCGCAGGGGGCGGTAGGCGATGCGTTCAAGCGTAACGCCCACAAGTGCTGTAAGGCCCATGGTGAGCACAATGGTCAGCCACAGGGTCATTGGCTGCGAAAGGCCAAGCCCGTCGGACGAAATCAGGTATGTGGCAACAAAGAACGAAATGTAGGCCCCAACCATAAAAATATCGCCGTGGGCGAAGTTGATGAGGCGCAGCACCCCGTAAACCAGGGTGTAGCCCAGGGCAATCAGGGCGTAAAAGCTGCCCCATTGCAAGGCGTTGAGGGTCTGTTGCAGCAAAAAGTCCATAGGGCTACCCAAAAGCTGGCGGTTACAGTGTGCGTAGTCTGTACTAGTTGGCTTGCTTTCCACCAATCAGGTGGAAAATGTGTAAATAATCTGCCGGTCGCGAGCCTGCATGGTTCGAGCGTTACCGGATATGACAAAAAAATTCAGCGTATTACGCGTCATTGAGCTGCTTGCCCTGTGGAAAGGACAATATGAGTAGGTCAGCACCATTTGTGCTTATATTACAAAAATGTGTAAAAAACCATTCTTATTTGTCAGGGTGTGCCATATCTGGCGTGCGGTGTGCTCAATGCCACACCGGGGCAGCTGATCGTCCAAGCCGGAGTCTATGCCGCCGCGCGGCCCCTGTGGGGTAGGCCGCGCGGCAGTGCCAATAACTCTATTTGGGGCAGACAGATTCCACGAAGGCGAATGCGCCAGTTTCCGTCACGCGCACGATAACAGCACACTTGATGGGGTCGCGGTTTTCGTCAAACTTCATGCTACCCGTGATGCCGTCAAATTTTTCCATGCCAGCCATGTTGTCGCGGATGATCTTGCGTTCCTTCTTGAGGTCGGGGTCGATCTTGCCGTTCTTCTGGATGGCCTGAAGCACGATGTTGATGGAGTCCCAGGTCAGAGCGGCAACGTCGTCCGGCACATAGCCATACTTGGCCTTGTACTTGTCGATGAATTCCTTGGTCTTGCCGGTGGCGCCTTCAGCGGTGTAGTGGGTGGAGAAGTACTGGTTGACGCAGTCCTTGCCACAAAGGTTGAAGAGTTCGGCAGAACCCCAGGCGTCAGAACCCATGAAGGGGCCCTTGTAGCCGAGGTCACGGGCCTGAGGCACGATAAGGGCCGCAAAGCTGTAGTTTTCAGGCACAAAGATAAAGTCGGGCTTGGCGGCGATGATCTTGGTCAGCTGGGCCGAGAAGTCCTGGTCTTTGGGACCGTGCGATTCCATGGCCACCACAGAGCCCTTGCCGTGGGTCTTTTCAAAGGCTTCCTTGAAGTTGTCGGCAAGACCCTTGGAGTAGTCGTTGGAGACTTCAAACAGCACGGCGGCCTTTTTGGCGCCAAACTTCTTGGTGGTAAAGTCAACGGCCACAGGAGCCTGGAAGGGGTCAAGGAAGGCGCCGCGGAACACCCAGGGGCGGTCCTTGGTGGCGTCGGGGTTGGTGGACCAGGGGGTGATCATGGGAACCTGTTCGTCATTGGCAACAGCGCCTGCGGGCACGGCCTGACGGGAAGACTGCGGGCCTACAATGGCCATGACCTTGTCACGCTCAATAAGCTTCAGGGTGACGTTAACGGCAGATTCGGGTTTGGATTCATTGTCTTCATAAATAAATTCAAGTGGGTACATCTTGTCACCCACTTTCAGCCCGCCCTTGGCGTTGATCTCTTCCTTCAGCATTTCAGCCGCGTACTTGGAACCTTCACCCACCTTGGGAATTTCACCGGTAAGGGGGATGGGGAACCCGATTTTGATTGGAGCTTCTGCGGCCATGGCCGCCTGCCCCACGAAGAGAGACAGGGCACAGACTGACGCTACTTTCAGCAAATTCATGAAGGCCTCCCGAGTTTTATGTGCAGTTACAGGGGTGTACCAAATTACGGTAAGCCAGGATAAAGCAAAAAGCATCCCTTTTTGCTAACCATCTGGAAAAACAAATTATTAATTAAATCAGAGTCTGGAGAAATTACGTTTCGGTAACTTTTGTCAGTGTAAACCATACAACTTAGTGAAAATACAAACCGATTATTAGAGCATGAACCTTGTCTCATATGTGGTATCGTAAGTCAAATATGATACCATTATGGGTTTGTAGTGGGTGGAATAGCAGCTAATGCACATTTAATAGTTTGATTTTTAAGACTTTTATCGTTTGCGTGTAGGTGTGATCTTTCGGGCGGTAATCGCCCGGATGGTGTATTGCGACGCGCCAGTTCAACTCTTGAGGCGGGTGATGAAATTTAACTATGTGATTCTACAGATAAAAAATATGTTTTCAGCAAAAATACGTTTTGGTGGTTTTGCAGGCCTGCTTGCTGGGGGCGGAGATCCAAAGGTGTATAAAAAACAAAAAAACCAGCATGGTAACAGTGTTTTTTGTGTTTCTACGAAATGGTAGTCTTTGTCTTGAGTGGAACAGATGGCCGGTTCTGAAAAATATGGAGCCTGCGCAGGAGTTCAAATCAGATTCGCCAGACAAGCCGTGCGCAAAAAAACATGCGGTATATAAGCACGATTCTGTGACAAGCGCCACACAAAAACGTGTTCCCGCTTCGGCCATTTGCGCCCAGCAGCCACTTGCTGGCCAGTGTTGTCAGCCGGTTATGGAGGTGCTGCGCCCGAGGCGAACTTAATAGCCCGAAGCCAGACCATCACTGCGGGGGTCTGTGGCTCCAAAGAGTATGCCCATTTCATGGTCGCACAAAATGGCACCCGCGTGACCCATCAGATCACTGAAACTGCCCAGTACCTCCACGTCGTGCCCTCGTTGCCGCAGGTTATCGGCAACCTGCGGGGCAAAACGCCCCTCGATGCGCAGGTTGTTGACTGGCAGGCCCCAGCTGCGGCCATACAGCCAGCGCGGTGCAGCCACTGCATCGTGTGGGCTCAGGCCAAAATCAACCATGCGCGTCACAAGGGCAGCCTGGGTTTGCGGCTGGCCTTCACCCCCCATTGTTCCATACACAAGCCAGGGCTTGCCGTCTTTGCGCAGCATGGGTGGGTTGAGGGTATGCATGGTTCGTTTGCGGGGTTCAAGCGTATTCACATGGCCCGGGTCGAGCGAAAAAAAACTGCCCCTGTTTTGCAGCAAAACTCCTGTGTCGCCAGCAACAATGCCTGCACCAAAATCGTGAAAGATGCTCTGGATGGCGGAAACAGCGTTGCCCTGCGCATCTACAACACCGAACCAGCAGGTGTCTCCCTTGGGTTCCAGCGGGTTGCCGGGGACATGGGCGCGGTCCATGCGGATGCGCTGCGCCAGCTCGCGGCCGTGTTCGGGCGAGAGCATGTGTTCCAGTGGAATCTTGGCAAAATCAGGGTCGGTAACATAGGCATCGCGTTCGGCAAAGGCCAGTCTTGTGGCCTCTACCACTGCGTGGATGTGGTCTGCGCTGCCTTCGCCAAGACTTGCCACGTCCATGTGCGCAAGAATGTTGAGAATGGAAAGCGAGGCCACACCCTGGGTGTTGGGGGGCAGGTTGCAGGCCTCAAGGTCGCGGTAGCGCACGCGCAATGGTG encodes:
- a CDS encoding branched-chain amino acid ABC transporter permease yields the protein MDFLLQQTLNALQWGSFYALIALGYTLVYGVLRLINFAHGDIFMVGAYISFFVATYLISSDGLGLSQPMTLWLTIVLTMGLTALVGVTLERIAYRPLRRKGAHRLYVVITALMCGLILENGNLALLGATKRKLPELIDKTVYSIGPLVITNLKVWVIIAAVLVFLFLQTIVTRTKVGMAMRAVSWDRFALPLMGIPLDSVIVVTFVLGSGIAGLGGMLFAMCYPNLEPYMGAMIGWKAFIAAVVGGIGDIRGAFVGGFLLAFVEIMVVAFLPSTYMDLFSFTILLLILWVRPTGIFGMPQTTKI
- a CDS encoding ABC transporter substrate-binding protein, coding for MNLLKVASVCALSLFVGQAAMAAEAPIKIGFPIPLTGEIPKVGEGSKYAAEMLKEEINAKGGLKVGDKMYPLEFIYEDNESKPESAVNVTLKLIERDKVMAIVGPQSSRQAVPAGAVANDEQVPMITPWSTNPDATKDRPWVFRGAFLDPFQAPVAVDFTTKKFGAKKAAVLFEVSNDYSKGLADNFKEAFEKTHGKGSVVAMESHGPKDQDFSAQLTKIIAAKPDFIFVPENYSFAALIVPQARDLGYKGPFMGSDAWGSAELFNLCGKDCVNQYFSTHYTAEGATGKTKEFIDKYKAKYGYVPDDVAALTWDSINIVLQAIQKNGKIDPDLKKERKIIRDNMAGMEKFDGITGSMKFDENRDPIKCAVIVRVTETGAFAFVESVCPK
- the ggt gene encoding gamma-glutamyltransferase — protein: MHFTSSPYAQTEPQRFDPMTTRGMVTSPHYLATQAGVDMLRKGGTALDAAIAVAAVLAVVYPQMCSIGGDNFWLAHEASTGTLHGINASGRSGEKATRAFFAQKGLSAIPLRGPLAACTVPGVVSGWDAAHTLSRSWGSPLALADLLQEAIALAENGFAVAPSLSYWLHEDSKADPRGYRQLQNQPGFARTFLPTGKPAHVGERLRLPELAATLNLIAREGARTFYEGELGERITRWLADNGGLLTANDFARHKAESVTPLRVRYRDLEACNLPPNTQGVASLSILNILAHMDVASLGEGSADHIHAVVEATRLAFAERDAYVTDPDFAKIPLEHMLSPEHGRELAQRIRMDRAHVPGNPLEPKGDTCWFGVVDAQGNAVSAIQSIFHDFGAGIVAGDTGVLLQNRGSFFSLDPGHVNTLEPRKRTMHTLNPPMLRKDGKPWLVYGTMGGEGQPQTQAALVTRMVDFGLSPHDAVAAPRWLYGRSWGLPVNNLRIEGRFAPQVADNLRQRGHDVEVLGSFSDLMGHAGAILCDHEMGILFGATDPRSDGLASGY